One genomic region from Croceicoccus sp. YJ47 encodes:
- a CDS encoding efflux RND transporter periplasmic adaptor subunit has protein sequence MVPSHFRLLCVAWLVMLSACSGEEAAQERAPVAVVAQAIRTLPQTLEIEAIGSARAATSAKIFPETQGRVTEVLFSAGDYVREGAPLLRLDSRAERLAVEAARVDVREADQLLARYRRIEDTGALSESQIETGETALASARVALEQAQTALYDRTVRAPFSGHVGLTEVDRGDRVNDSTPITRIDRRGTLYVDFPAPEAIFSALQPGQVIQVTPFSDPDRTIDARVIATDSRISADSRDFIVRAAIPNDGDRLRPGMSFRVNFTRNGEARPAVPEQAIVWGGEGSHLFVVRGGKAVRVPVTITARRDGMVFVDAPLSRDDRVIVEGVQKIRDGQDIRLVQPRGPARQDVTVSSGDDTGGDDTGRDDTGRDGE, from the coding sequence ATGGTCCCATCGCACTTCCGGCTGCTCTGCGTCGCATGGCTCGTCATGCTCTCCGCCTGTTCGGGGGAGGAAGCCGCGCAGGAGCGGGCGCCCGTGGCCGTCGTCGCACAGGCCATACGCACTCTCCCCCAAACGCTGGAGATCGAGGCGATCGGGTCCGCCCGCGCGGCCACATCGGCTAAAATCTTTCCCGAAACGCAGGGCCGCGTGACCGAGGTGCTGTTTTCCGCCGGCGATTACGTGCGCGAGGGTGCGCCGCTTCTCCGCCTCGATTCGCGGGCCGAGCGGCTCGCGGTGGAGGCCGCGCGCGTCGATGTGCGGGAGGCGGATCAGCTGCTCGCCCGCTATCGCCGGATCGAGGATACGGGCGCGCTTTCCGAAAGCCAGATCGAGACCGGCGAAACCGCCCTCGCCTCGGCCCGCGTCGCACTCGAACAGGCGCAGACCGCGCTCTATGACCGGACGGTCCGGGCGCCGTTTTCGGGCCATGTCGGCCTTACCGAAGTGGACCGCGGCGACCGCGTCAACGACAGCACGCCGATCACGCGCATCGACCGGCGCGGCACGCTCTACGTCGATTTCCCCGCGCCCGAGGCGATTTTCAGTGCGCTGCAACCCGGACAGGTGATCCAGGTCACGCCCTTTTCCGACCCCGACCGCACCATCGACGCGCGCGTCATCGCCACCGACAGCCGCATTTCCGCCGACAGCCGCGATTTCATCGTCCGCGCCGCGATCCCCAACGATGGCGACCGCCTGCGTCCGGGCATGAGTTTCCGCGTCAATTTCACCCGCAATGGCGAGGCGCGCCCGGCGGTGCCCGAACAGGCAATCGTCTGGGGCGGAGAGGGATCGCATCTTTTCGTTGTGCGCGGGGGCAAGGCGGTGCGCGTGCCCGTCACCATCACCGCGCGGCGTGACGGCATGGTCTTTGTCGATGCGCCATTGTCGCGCGACGATCGCGTGATCGTCGAAGGGGTGCAGAAGATCCGCGATGGTCAGGACATCCGCCTCGTGCAGCCGCGCGGCCCCGCCCGGCAGGATGTCACCGTGTCGAGCGGCGATGACACAGGCGGCGATGACACAGGCCGCGATGACACAGGCCGCGATGGAGAATAA